The following coding sequences are from one Panicum hallii strain FIL2 chromosome 5, PHallii_v3.1, whole genome shotgun sequence window:
- the LOC112894443 gene encoding protein DEK isoform X2, producing the protein MDSEDAKPASPPAAADPPAGDAEVAADPEPAAPADGKEESTPQQPEKKRGRRKKGEAQAEAAKKTPPPRKSGPAAERPSRERKTVERYSELAPRVTPVKKSPAILQGSGTKLKDIPNVSFKLSKRKADENLQSLHVLMYGKKSNVHFLKRNISQFSGFVWTDNQEKHRTKIKEKLDKFNKEKLLDFCDILDIYVAKATTKKEEVSAKVLEFLESPFVTRDVVLTDSKKGKKRGRKPKGSGEAASEGASAEKKRKRSKNQAAEAGKENDDEEDAGPAGSKDASTGEEGDEESEANDHSVSDDEPPVKKKSTYVNQVKKETGSNAKEKDASRKRVSTKPAKVASKPSQDIKDEPDIEVKKAGRRAKSSKESDAPQDSNKVNKVSKSKKDDGKESQNNKVAKPSSKNKGKGKGGAEAKPVPTIEQLHAVVTRILKEVDFNTATLADILRQLGTHFEMDLMDRKAEVKCIIEDVINNMSDDDAGEEDSEDDAEDNGKEEKAKGDPDGGEK; encoded by the exons ATGGACTCCGAGGACGCCAAGCCCGCCtccccgcccgccgcggcggaTCCGCCGGCCGGCGACGCCGAGGTCGCCGCTGACCCCGAGCCCGCCGCCCCGGCGGACGGCAAGGAGGAGAGCACCCCGCAGCAGCCGGAGAAGAAGCGGGgccggaggaagaagggggaggcgcaggcggaggcggcgaaGAAGACGCCGCCGCCCAGGAAGTCCGGCCCAGCGGCGGAGCGCCCGTCCAGGGAGAGGAAGACGGTCGAGAGGTACTCGGAGCTCGCCCCGCGCGTCACGCCCGTCAAGAAGTCCCCCGCTATTCTCCAG GGCTCTGGAACCAAGCTAAAAGACATACCCAATG TTTCCTTCAAACTATCAAAGAGAAAGGCAGATGAGAATCTCCAAAGCCTTCATGTTCTAATGTATGGGAAGAAATCAAAT GTCCACTTTTTGAAGCGAAACATATCTCAATTTTCTGGTTTTGTTTGGACGGATAATCAA GAAAAACACAGGACAAAAATAAAGGAAAAGCTCGACAAATTTAACAAGGAGAAGTTGCTAGACTTTTGTGACATACTGGATATTTATGTTGCAAAAGCAACTACAAAGAAG GAAGAAGTTTCTGCCAAAGTCTTGGAGTTTTTGGAGTCCCCTTTTGTTACTAGGGATGTTGTTCTCACTGATAGCAAG AAAGGGAAGAAACGTGGGAGGAAACCTAAGGGAAGTGGTGAGGCAGCTTCTGAAGGTGCTTCTGCAGAGAAG aaaaggaaaaggagcaAGAACCAAGCAGCTGAAGCTGGGAAAGAGAATGATGATGAGGAAGATGCTGGTCCTGCTGGTTCTAAAGATGCATCAACAGGAGAGGAAGGTGATGAGGAATCTGAAGCAAATGATCATTCTGTGAGtgatgatgaacctccagtaaAGAAAAAGTCAACATATGTAAATCAAGTTAAGAAGGAAACTGGGTCCAATGCAAAGGAAAAGGATGCATCACGAAAAAGGGTTTCTACGAAACCTGCAAAAGTTGCTTCAAAGCCTTCTCAAGACATTAAAGATGAGCCTGATATAGAAGTCAAAAAGGCTGGCAGGAGAGCAAAGAGTTCTAAGGAAAGTGATGCTCCACAAGATTCAAATAAGGTGAACAAGGTCTCTAAATCAAAAAAGGATGATGGAAAAGAAAGCCAAAACAATAAGGTTGCTAAGCCATCCAGTAAAAATAAAG GTAAAGGCAAGGGTGGTGCAGAAGCTAAGCCTGTCCCAACTATTGAACAGCTGCATGCTGTTGTTACCAGAATTTTGAAGGAAGTTGACTTCAACACG GCAACTTTGGCTGATATTCTCAGACAATTAG GGACCCATTTTGAAATGGACCTCATGGACAGAAAAGCAGAAGTGAAGTGCATCATTGAGGACGTAATAAATAATATGTCTGATGATGATGCTGGTGAGGAAGACTCAGAAGATGATGCAGAAGACAATGGTAAGGAAGAGAAGGCTAAGGGTGATCCTGATGGAGGTGAAAAATAA
- the LOC112894619 gene encoding omega-hydroxypalmitate O-feruloyl transferase-like, with protein MGVLELRVKQQGEPALVPPAEETPRGDYYLSNLDQNIAVIVQTVYCFRGADDDDGSSACLVLRESLAKVLVHYYPLAGRLTISGEGKLAVDCTGEGAVFVEAEADCAMADIGDVTEPDPSVLGKLVYSVPGAKNILEMPLLAAQVTKFKCGGFVLGLAINHCMFDGVGAMEFVNSWGETARGLPLSLPPALDRAVLRARDPPQLEFPHHEFAQITDDDSDEAAPPPHDGEPLLYRSFRFTAASIARLKALAPLEGRPCTTFEALAGFVWSARTRALGMGPSRRSKLLFAVDGRPRFAPPLPAGYFGNAIVLTSAACAAGELAASLPRAVRLVRGAVGAVTDAYMRSAVDYFEVTRARPSLASTLLITAWSRLPFRAADFGWGPPAAYGPAALPEKEVALFLSCGEERGGVRVLLGLPPVAMAEFQRLVEEVTAA; from the exons ATG GGTGTGTTGGAGCTTCGCGTCAAGCAGCAAGGGGAGCCAGCGCTGGTGCCGCCGGCGGAGGAGACGCCGAGGGGCGACTACTACCTATCCAACCTGGACCAGAACATCGCCGTCATCGTGCAGACCGTGTATTGCTTCAGGGgggccgacgacgacgacggcagcaGCGCTTGCCTCGTGCTGAGGGAGTCCTTGGCGAAGGTGCTCGTCCACTACTACCCGCTCGCCGGACGGCTGACGATCAGCGGCGAGGGGAAGCTGGCCGTCGACTGCACGGGCGAAGGCGCCGTCTTCGTGGAGGCCGAGGCGGACTGCGCTATGGCGGACATCGGCGACGTCACCGAGCCCGATCCGTCGGTGCTCGGCAAGCTTGTCTACAGCGTCCCCGGCGCCAAGAACATACTCGAGATGCCTCTCCTTGCAGCCCAG GTGACCAAGTTCAAGTGTGGCGGCTTCGTGCTTGGGCTGGCCATCAACCACTGCATGTTCGACGGCGTCGGCGCCATGGAGTTCGTCAACTCGTGGGGCGAGACGGCACGCGGCCTCCCGCTCTCGCTCCCGCCGGCCCTCGACCgcgccgtcctccgcgcgcgcgACCCGCCGCAGCTCGAATTCCCACACCATGAGTTCGCGCAGATCACCGACGACGACAGCGACgaggccgccccgccgccgcacgaCGGCGAGCCGCTCCTGTACCGGTCGTTCCGGTTTACGGCGGCGTCCATCGCGCGGCTGAAGGCGCTGGCGCCGCTGGAGGGCCGCCCGTGCACCACCTTCGAGGCGCTGGCCGGGTTCGTGTGGAGCGCGCGCACGCGGGCGCTGGGGATGGGTCCCTCGCGGCGGAGCAAGCTCCTGTTCGCCGTGGACGGGCGGCCGAGgttcgcgccgccgctgcccgcggGGTACTTCGGCAACGCCATCGTGCTGACCAGCGCGGCGTGCGCGGCGGGGGAGCTGGCGGCGTCGCTGCCGCGCGCCGTGCGGCTGGTGCGCGGCGCCGTGGGGGCCGTGACGGACGCGTACATGCGGTCCGCGGTGGACTACTTCGAGGTGACGCGCGCGCGGCCGTCGCTGGCGTCGACGCTGCTGATCACGGCGTGGTCGCGGCTGCCGTTCCGCGCGGCCGACTTCGGGTGGGGCCCGCCCGCGGCGTACGGCCCCGCGGCGCTCCCCgagaaggaggtggcgctgtTCCTGTCGTGCGGGGAGGAGCGGGGCGGCGTCCGCGTGCTTCTGGGGCTGCCGCCCGTGGCCATGGCCGAGTTCCAGCGGCTCGTGGAGGAGGTGACCGCGGCATGA
- the LOC112894443 gene encoding protein DEK isoform X1 codes for MDSEDAKPASPPAAADPPAGDAEVAADPEPAAPADGKEESTPQQPEKKRGRRKKGEAQAEAAKKTPPPRKSGPAAERPSRERKTVERYSELAPRVTPVKKSPAILQGSGTKLKDIPNVSFKLSKRKADENLQSLHVLMYGKKSNVHFLKRNISQFSGFVWTDNQEKHRTKIKEKLDKFNKEKLLDFCDILDIYVAKATTKKEEVSAKVLEFLESPFVTRDVVLTDSKKGKKRGRKPKGSGEAASEGASAEKQKRKRSKNQAAEAGKENDDEEDAGPAGSKDASTGEEGDEESEANDHSVSDDEPPVKKKSTYVNQVKKETGSNAKEKDASRKRVSTKPAKVASKPSQDIKDEPDIEVKKAGRRAKSSKESDAPQDSNKVNKVSKSKKDDGKESQNNKVAKPSSKNKGKGKGGAEAKPVPTIEQLHAVVTRILKEVDFNTATLADILRQLGTHFEMDLMDRKAEVKCIIEDVINNMSDDDAGEEDSEDDAEDNGKEEKAKGDPDGGEK; via the exons ATGGACTCCGAGGACGCCAAGCCCGCCtccccgcccgccgcggcggaTCCGCCGGCCGGCGACGCCGAGGTCGCCGCTGACCCCGAGCCCGCCGCCCCGGCGGACGGCAAGGAGGAGAGCACCCCGCAGCAGCCGGAGAAGAAGCGGGgccggaggaagaagggggaggcgcaggcggaggcggcgaaGAAGACGCCGCCGCCCAGGAAGTCCGGCCCAGCGGCGGAGCGCCCGTCCAGGGAGAGGAAGACGGTCGAGAGGTACTCGGAGCTCGCCCCGCGCGTCACGCCCGTCAAGAAGTCCCCCGCTATTCTCCAG GGCTCTGGAACCAAGCTAAAAGACATACCCAATG TTTCCTTCAAACTATCAAAGAGAAAGGCAGATGAGAATCTCCAAAGCCTTCATGTTCTAATGTATGGGAAGAAATCAAAT GTCCACTTTTTGAAGCGAAACATATCTCAATTTTCTGGTTTTGTTTGGACGGATAATCAA GAAAAACACAGGACAAAAATAAAGGAAAAGCTCGACAAATTTAACAAGGAGAAGTTGCTAGACTTTTGTGACATACTGGATATTTATGTTGCAAAAGCAACTACAAAGAAG GAAGAAGTTTCTGCCAAAGTCTTGGAGTTTTTGGAGTCCCCTTTTGTTACTAGGGATGTTGTTCTCACTGATAGCAAG AAAGGGAAGAAACGTGGGAGGAAACCTAAGGGAAGTGGTGAGGCAGCTTCTGAAGGTGCTTCTGCAGAGAAG cagaaaaggaaaaggagcaAGAACCAAGCAGCTGAAGCTGGGAAAGAGAATGATGATGAGGAAGATGCTGGTCCTGCTGGTTCTAAAGATGCATCAACAGGAGAGGAAGGTGATGAGGAATCTGAAGCAAATGATCATTCTGTGAGtgatgatgaacctccagtaaAGAAAAAGTCAACATATGTAAATCAAGTTAAGAAGGAAACTGGGTCCAATGCAAAGGAAAAGGATGCATCACGAAAAAGGGTTTCTACGAAACCTGCAAAAGTTGCTTCAAAGCCTTCTCAAGACATTAAAGATGAGCCTGATATAGAAGTCAAAAAGGCTGGCAGGAGAGCAAAGAGTTCTAAGGAAAGTGATGCTCCACAAGATTCAAATAAGGTGAACAAGGTCTCTAAATCAAAAAAGGATGATGGAAAAGAAAGCCAAAACAATAAGGTTGCTAAGCCATCCAGTAAAAATAAAG GTAAAGGCAAGGGTGGTGCAGAAGCTAAGCCTGTCCCAACTATTGAACAGCTGCATGCTGTTGTTACCAGAATTTTGAAGGAAGTTGACTTCAACACG GCAACTTTGGCTGATATTCTCAGACAATTAG GGACCCATTTTGAAATGGACCTCATGGACAGAAAAGCAGAAGTGAAGTGCATCATTGAGGACGTAATAAATAATATGTCTGATGATGATGCTGGTGAGGAAGACTCAGAAGATGATGCAGAAGACAATGGTAAGGAAGAGAAGGCTAAGGGTGATCCTGATGGAGGTGAAAAATAA